The following DNA comes from Nicotiana sylvestris chromosome 10, ASM39365v2, whole genome shotgun sequence.
CTCGTGTTATtatttgttttcctcaaaataatCAATGTGGTTATTcattatttgcatcatatttgaACATTTTTTTTACTTGTAAactattttattatattattagtgAGTTGTGATTTTTGGTTGAATTTCGTAGTGGCTAAAGTTTTATATATTATGATCCATCCAacgaaaaattattttctagaagaaatatataatttagcttttaaaGGGCATAAAAATTAATTTACTTAATGTATGACATAAAGTGctacttttttttgttttccaTTTGTTGTTTTCTATTTGTTTTCGGGCCTAAATAATTCGGATTCTTTCCCTCTTCAAAACTTTGAAATTAACATTGAACATATCTTTGTCTTTGCCACATAAATTAAGAGAAATTCACTTATAATTGAAGTGTACAACAAAATATTAATCTGAAAtcgcaagaaaaagaaaaagaagagtgaGTAGACAAAAATTTATTAATTgatgaatttttttaattttaagaaAGTTAAAAAAGATCACCAGATTAGTTAGTTGTGTACTTTAGCAAGTTGTATGAGCAAACATTTTCCTCAAAAGTGTTATGCAAATCTATAATACGAATCACCTATTATCTAATTAAGAGTAGTATATATAGTAAAATATAGTGAGCATagacaaaaatgtaaaataaaaaataagcatTCGTGATGGAAAAATGTCTAAAATAGATGTTTTGAACATTTATCGTAAATATATAactaaatgaaaaataaaaaatgaaatgcTAATACATTAATATTCAAAAGACTGCGTACTGTACAAATAAAGCTAACCATCTAAAATATTGTACAATACTCTTGGAAGTTAAAACCAAGTTActcaataataaaagaaaaaaacaaaaaaagaaaaaaggttttGAAAACTACTACTGCACTATTTTCAGAATACCAGAAACAATCACAAGAGTTATTTTATACTCCTACTGGAAAAGTTATCGAAAACTTATTTTTTTTTCCTTATATAATAAGTCCATTTTTTTTTACTGTTGCAATTGATTAATAACAAAACATATGGGTCCGCTTTCACAACTTGGTAAAATTGAACGCAAAAATTTAGTTTACTTGTATCTATGTACCAATTTGACTTGAAATCTATAATTAATGAGTTACTTTTACGTTTTTGTACAAAAATAATATAACAATAATAATATTTAGGGCTATTTTGATCTACCAATattgtattcatgcttttataataatatagatagatagatagattatCGTATATTAAGGCagaagaaaaataaggaaagaggaGAGGGAAAAAAAAAAGGGTGTAACTAAGGTGACAAAAGAGTTGaaagaaaatagttaaccacccatattatccactaaaaaatgggttggatgatgaactttttaaaaatagatcaaatatggataagaaccatattatccatttagaaagcGGATAACCAATAGATAACCAATGActctaacttttacatttataaAGTCTCAAATTGGGAGTTCCTCAAGTTAGAGAAACTAAGAAtttcccaaaagtgatcatatgcaagaagtcatggataatatggttactcatattatccgccggttaacccgttttttatgcgtattaaatatgggtcaggtcggataatttatccgttttttcatTACCAGTTTTCGACCCGACCCGCCCGTTTGTCACTCCTAGGTGTAACCGAATCCCCTAATTTAAGGCATTGATAATGGATTGTATATAATTTGTAAGTAATTCTTGTTTAGGGCGGGTAATATACAAAACTAGgataattttgataaataaatttcaaatattGTATATAAAGGAAAAATATCCCAATTTCTTTATGGATGGCGATAGTCCCTACCAGCAACTTGATTTCTAAAGCCTTTATCCACATAGCAATACCCTTCGGTAGTGGCATTAGCAATCAAACAGCATAACTTACGAGATGCAGAGCCTGCATTTGAGTCGGATTCGGGTGAATTCCACCAATTATCACAACATGAACTTCTGCAATATGGTATGATTGACAAGGTTTCTGAAATGAAGGAATTGCCAAAACTTATTCCTCAATAGTTAGGGCGATGCTCGTCATATTTTAATTAGACTTGTGAACTACAAAGATGCGTTTTCGCATCCTAGTGCTATTGTTGGGTTTTCTAAAATATGGGACagcaaaaaaaaattataagtgTTGATTGAAAAAGTCTTTCAATATTTTAACAAGGCTTTAAATAGCCAATTAGGTTAAAACAATCCACAtaatttaaaatacaaaaaatctaAAATATCTCAACTAACCTAAATAATCTAATagaaatttaattaaaattgaAATTCATCCTAAACTAAACAACTTATTATGCTAAAAAAGTTATTGCTAACTGAAAGCAACAAAAATTCAGCCGCTATATCTTGTTTGGGGAACATTCCTATCATATGAGGCTATGCAAGTGGACACCTTGGTTTGATCTGTCGGTGGTTTGACTGCTgaagaaaaaataatttaattctaTTATTAAATTTACGAGTGCCATATGTTCAACTGAAGTTACCACTTTCGGGTTGAACTCTAAAATGCTGAATTCACCTCGACTCTTCCCATTTGAACATGAAATTAGTCACTTGATCAATCAGAGATGTGGATTTCAACCAGGAATACCAAATGGTGCCCATTTCCTCCTCAGTTGTCTCAGTAAGATTGATTACTTCTTTTAATTCATGATACCAGTTGAAAAACTCGGTATTGAATGCACATCTTTTACCAGAATTTTCCTTCTGTCAACACTCTTTTAATGAAGCCAACACCTGTAGTTAAACAAAAACATAAGACAGAGTGAATACACTAATGATTATGAGACAAGCAATCAACCTAAAGCAAATGGTTATTACATGTTACGTTTTCGATTTAGCTTATATATCAACCTAAAGCAAATGGTTATATATACGTGTAATGTTTATCTTGACATCAGGGGCAGATTTAGGGGCAGAAAGAGGTTCATTCGAACTCGCTTTGCCAGAAAATTACATTGTACATATAAAACATAATCCGGTTTGTAGCTCTATATATTATATGAATCCTCTTGATACGGCCCAAAAGCATAGCTTAGTAATCAAAGGGGTTCAAAATCTTTGCTAGCTTGTTGGTTCAATTCTCACTGGCCACAGTCTCATTTAATTAtttaactttttttcttttcgaACCTCATTAGCGAAAATCTTGCATCCGCCACTGACGGACACTAATCCATCTTATTTGAACAATTACTTACAGTTATCTTTTAAATATCCTAAttgtataaaattattttataccatcaaaatataaaagttaaactctAAATGTTTTAGTATCTACAAGTACCAGAGGCGATCTTTGAAAGGATTTCCACGTAAAGCAAGAAATTACCTGGAGTACTTCGCTATTTGCGCATTGAAGTATGGCCATGATCTTGGGACGGATGAACATTAAATGATATACGAGTGATTCAATTTGCAGCATACGTGTAATGTTTATCTTGACATCATGACTTGGGGGAATGACGATTTCTCTTGGATCTTCATATATATGGATGCTTTTAATCTGCAAGAATTTTGTCAATGACATCGCTTAAACGAAATTCAAGAAGTAGTGCATaaatttttttaacaaaataagGGTAGtccagtgcactaagctcccgttatGCGCGGGATCAGAGAAGGGCCGAACCATAAGAGTCTGTTGTACGCAGCCTTACTCTGCATTTTTGCAAGagactgtttccacggctcgaacccgtgacctcctagtCACATTGCAACGACTTTACctgttacgccaaggctcccttcAAGTAGTGCATAAATCAAGTAAAGAAAAAACTTTATCTTAATTACCTTGTGGCAAGATACTGCTAATATCAAATCTTTAGAATAGTTGAACTTTTGAACAAAGCGAGGAAGGTTTGTGTACCAACTCCTATCCACTCTCCAAAATTTGATATTACTGTGCCGCGCAAGACAAAATCTAGACTGGCTCTTTTCCGGGAAGAAGGATCCATAGATGAGAAGGGCATTTTATCGCCATCAAAATAGAGGGTGTGTTTGGTAGGAAGGAAAATGTAttccggaaaatattttttaatttttccatATTTGGTTGgcaatgttttggaaaatattttccttatcaagagaatagaaaatattttccaaaactccttctcaaccttccccacctcACTAACCCACCCCACCCCCCTCTCCAAAAAagcctttttttttatttattaaatttcaattttttcgttaccacccaccctactaccccACCCCACCACcgcaaaaaaaatatttctttattcctttcaaatttctatttttttttatttttttgctcccctcccccctcccggaaaaaatattttttaaatatatttttcagttttagtttttttatttatcggtttaaaggttcaaaattttacaagttccaaaattatgagttcggagatttatgtgtttggaagtttacgggtttagaaattataaagtttatggGTTCAAAATTCCGTGGTTTTAAAAGTTTAGTGGTtctaaagtttatgaaatttgtgggttcggaaggttgttggtctCAAAGTTTATGGcgtcatgtttattatatctaaattatttatgaatactcttgagaagtcattttccttaatttgtgtaccaaacaccgaaaaatgaataagattactacttgttttccaagaaaataaagaaaacattttccgttataccaaacacacccagaATTCTAATAAATTTGGAGCTTGAATCGTAGCTTTTTTCATATACCTCCATTGTGTTAAAGTGAATTTCTTGAGTTTTCCACATACAATCTCTATATTTTTCAGCATATAGCATTTTATTAGACACAATTCTGAAATATTTGTGAACTTAAAAAATATGTCATGAAATTGTTGGTCTGTGATGCTTGCACCGGTGAGTGTGAGTATTTGTAAAGTATTGTAAGCATCCAGAATTTCAATTTTGCAAGGAAGAAAAATATTGAACGCACTCCTGCATATCCATAGTCTCGAAGATTTGGAGCCTCGACTATCACACTTTCGAGTTTGCACGATGCAACAGCCAAAATCTCCAGATGTATAAGGCCAAAAACATGCAATTTTCTTGTACCATCGCAAGCCAATATGGTTAGATTCCTGATAAACGGGCATCTATCGATAACTCTTTGCAATTGCCCATCTGAAATATGGACATCATGCAAAAGAAGATCCTTAAGACAACAAAATCTTATGTTAGTGGTGCCGATATCAAATTCAAACTTGCACTTGCTTAGTCCCAGTTTTGTTAGCTCTTTACCAGCATAAATAACATCAGGTAAACTATAGTACGGTGATTCTGAACCTGAAACGTGAATTTCCAGCACCTTGACATTATGTTTAACCACCAAATCAATCCAACGATCCGTATTAGAAGCTAATTTTGGATCATGATATGTAACAATGAATTCTTCAAGACGTAATTTTTTTTCAACGTGGAATCGTAAGGATTCATCGACTAAGGTGACAAACTTTTCCAGAGTCATATGAATGTTGTCTGGTAATTGATTGAATTCAAGATGAGGCCTAGAAATCCAACAATAGTACCATCTCTTGGAGAAGACACTAGTTTGAGCCGCTAAAGTTGCATACGATGTGATGAATGATATGCACCGATAACTCTGATATTCAATCCTCTCCATGAACTGTTTCTGCAATATAATCTCAAGCAATTTTCTACATTTTGCTTTTCTTGGTGGTGTCGTACACCATTCTTCCATTGCTTTATAAGAAATAAGGGAACACTTTTATTAGGGTAACCAGACAAATTAAAGTGAGAATATATaccacacacacacatatatatatatatatatatatatatatatatatatacccctAATAAATGTATTGCAATAGAGTAATAGAGAAGGTCTTTTGGTAATTCCAAAAAAATTAAACCCAAAGTTTGTTTGTCACCCTCAATCCCTTTCACGCCGTCCCTCTGTTACCCTATCCAATTCCCCTCTCGTTCTTGCAATGACCACAAAATTGAACTCATAAAAATTAGAGATGCAAAGAAGAACTAAAGACCTTGACAACAAAACTTATTTTTTTCATCGCAAATTCTGTGCAGAATTAACGAGGAGATGGGAGAATTGGACAAGAAACTAAAGTGGAAGAATTTGCTTTTATTAACCCATTGAAGTTGAAAATAAAGGACAGAACACATTTCAATCGATTATTTCATTTCAATGGGTTTTTAGGGAAATTAAAGGGTCTGATATGTCTCTCTACTATTAACAATTATTTAAAAATGTCCTTCGTTATACTATTTGGCTGTTTAAGCCCTTACCGTTATACTGTCACACAAATATACCCCTAATTTTAACGGAGTGCCACGGGGCAGCTCAGGAATAAAAGGAGGCACCCTCTGTTTCAATAGCCGGATCCAATTAAAACCCACCCTTAATTTTTTTCCCATTACCCGACCCATGTGCGTCAAATGCAGTCCATAGTTCACGACAAATTGGCCTAATACCGccattttcatcttcttcataCCAAAGTTTACCATTAAGCTCCATGTTTCACCACTTGATCGATTCAACAATCAGGAAAAAGAAGTAATTCCATGCTCTagaatatctttattttccttattttcaaAGAAAGGAAATTTCTTCAATTTATTTCTCACTCCAACCAAAATGGAAAAATAATATCTAATGGTTAGAAATTAGGTTTGTGAGATTCCACATTTTTTCAATCAAGGTTTTCGAAAAACGCcataaaaagaagaaagaaagatcaGAAAGCATAACCACTCTCAGTTCTTCACAATTTTCGGGTATAATTGTTAAAAAAGTTTGAAAACCCATTTGCTTTGGAATTATAAATTTGTGACAGTATTTTTTAAGGGAGACGTGAGGCATAAATCTGATCTGAGCAAAAGAAATTATTGGTGAtaaaaaaattaggaaaaaaaatcGAAGCCCATCGTGAAAGAACAAGCTTTAAAGCTTAGGATATGCAAACAAACCTGAATTTGAACAGAGCGGAGGTTGCTTTGGTTGCTGTTCCAAATCTCATCCATTTATTATTGTGGATAATCCATCTAAAGGACTAGGGATTCAAGGAAAGTTGGAGATATGGAGatgttcttttgaatttttttaaaagaaaaaaatttaaagttgAGCAAATTGGGTAGGGTAATGCATGGGTAAAAAATTAGGGGTTGGTTTTAATTGGATCCTGCAATTAAAACAGAGGATGGGTCCTTTTATTTTTGAGTTGCCACGTGGCACTCCGTTAAAATTAGGGGTATATTTGTGTTATAGTATAACGATGGGGATTTAAACGGCCAAATAGTATAACGAAGGACATTTTTAAACAATTGTTAATAATAGAGAGACATATCAGAGTAAAGTAGGAAAATTGTGGTGGCAGGCTATTTGAACTGAAATGTGAATATGGTCTAAAATGTGAAACGGTGAAAATGGAAGAGTGGTGGCAAGCTTTCGATTATCTCTGCAAGCTGACAATGAATAGAAATAGAAGAGGAGAGAAGTAGAGAGGCTACGGGAGAGAGATCTGAATTTGTTTGAGTTTAACTTTTTAGGAAAATTGTGGAATTTAGGAAAGGACAAAAAAAACCCTTAAGTTTTATGTGGTGGCATTAAATAGTGAGGGTATTTTTGAGAAATGAATTATGCATACAATGCTAACCTACTACAACTATGTAGTAGGTTAGCAAAACCctacatatatattatatataaaatttcACATTTATTGATTCGTTTGGTAAAAGGTATAAGTAGATATAGTGCTGATATAAAATTTAATATCACCTTATTACTTTGTTTTGCTAGCAAACCGACTATAAGTTATTCTGGGATTAAAATTAGTACCGTGATAACTTATACCTGTAGGTAGTGAGGTAATTGGTGTCGGGATAATTTATactttcttcttagaaattatgcaattgtcatttttaatataacataccaaacaatggataaaaaataaataccaaAATAATTAATCCTGGTATAACTAATCCCAGTATAACTTATCCCAGCATAAGTCGTATgcacaccaaacgaccccttagtgcTTGAAATAGATGGAAAATATTGATATATTAAGTTTTCATAATGCATACAACCCCTTACAAAACTTTTGTCAGTATATTTTATTTAGACATTCAAACTAAAGGCTTTTCCAATTAAGCACCTGGCGTAAAATGCGATGAATGATGTGCACAGGCTACTCTAATATTCTATCATCGCCATCAACTATTTCTGCCATCTTATCGAGCAGAATATAACGCTAGGCTTGGTGGTCTTTTGTACTACCTGATGGTTTCTTGTATAATCTTTGTTTGAGTAAATAATTACTAAACCAAGTAGTGATGAGTTAAAAGGTGAATCTTAGTTGAACCTAATAAATTCTAGACCGTGTAGATAGAGCACTTGTTTAACGAGTAGGGTTTAAGAACATTAAATAGTGAATTTAATATGTTAGGATTGACAATAAATATGATAGCACAAATGTGTAATAACTGTAAATAATGCTAAGGAATGTACTAGGAAAGGATTTACCACCCAATTATTATACGATTGGGATGATCCTTTTCTCTGATGGCGACACGGAAAAGTGTGAAATCAAGGTAGGTATGAAATCTTGAGATTTATGGATAAAGATTGAACAACATATGCTTGAATAAATCAATGAATAAGACAACTTCTTCGTATATTCTTCTGTCAGTCTTTTACAATATTTTCTAGTCCAAAGAGCAGACCCTTTTGTTTCCTATcttttcctatttataagggatattacccaaaaactctaaaaagtaCATCATAAAGAATATCCAAAGAAATATTCTTTATGTCCACATGTGAACCTATGTTGCTATTACTCTCTCATCTCGGCTGCCTGCTTCTGGCATCAGCCTTTATAAGGACGACCTTTAGTCGTTGTATCGTGGTCGACCTTGTTCTTTGTCTTGCTTATCCGTCATCGTGATTACCAAATTTGGACCTATatgttagtccctccgcttgttgagGTTGTAACTCTGCACGTCCTCGATAAGCGGACATCATTCATTTTCGTTGCGGGAGAATTTGGCTATTAAATCATGTCGGGTCGACCAAGATCGAGAGAACGACACAACCAGTGGAGTCATGATTGGTATGATTACCATGATGTGACGTCACTGCCACGCGCGTCATCATTACACATCTTCCCGAGACAGCGTCTGCGTGCTTGTCGCTTTGGTTTTAGTGCCATTAACAATCCTTCGCTTCGGTTCTCGCGCCATCCAGCACTATAAATAGATGAGAGTTTCATTTTTTCAGAAGTTTCCGCCATTCTCCTCCTTGCATGAACATTATCTTTCTTCGATCCTCTTTACCAGTTCTTGTTATCAACTTTGTTTTTGCAATTCCGTTTCTCTCCTTATTTAGTCATCACCTCTTTCTTTAGGTTTAGTAGCACACTTCTCATCATCGAGATGTCACAAACCCTTCGCATACATGACGAAGTTTCCGATGCTAATCCGTTGTCGGTGGCTCCTCCCTCTGGTGGTGAGGATCTCGTGGCTAAAGAGGGTGAGAGTTTTCCTACCATAGAAGAGATAATTCCTAGAAACCCCTTGTCCAGAAGCGATTTCCACAAGGAGCCCACTCCTTCTCCCATTTCGGTGATCTTCGAAAACGGGCCGTCTCATATAGCTGAACTCCGATCTACATACCATATTCCTTCTCATGTCGAGATGGTTCCAGTTGCGAGCGACATCGTGGAGGTCCATAGACCTAAGTACTGTGCTTTTTACGTTTATCCTTTCTTGATTGGTTATACTCTCCCTCTTCTTTCGCCGGCGGAGGAGGAGTTCTGCCGGTTTTACAACGTCTGCACGACACAGCTGtctccatatttgtataaagCTTTTCTTATGCTGACAAAGTATGCGAAGTTGGCTGGTTGTGAGGTCGACATCCGCCACCTATTATATTTGTTTTCACCAAGTTTCTATAGAGGCACCATGATACACCTATGATATCGCGGGACCAGAGGGTTGATAGTTGTAATGGATGATAGGACGAACCGGAAGTTTTGGCACAATTACTTTTTTATCAAAACGGAGCACTTGGTGTCGAACCCTACTGGATTTCCTGAGCAGTGGAATCATAATCGTAGGTGTTGATGACATACGTTTGTTATCTTCTTTCATCCTTTTTGATTTTTATTCATATGTGATTTCTCTCTATTGTTTTTTTAGCTGAGAGGTGTTCACCCTTTCCCTTCGTCGACATTGAGGACTGGGTGGCTCGCGTGTTACGTCACTTGGTGGGATTTCGAGACTGGGCGATTTTCTACAAACACTTTGGACCGAAGGTTCCGTCTAGTAAGTGTTACTTTTGTTTCGGCCTTCTGTTGCTTGCCGCCATTTATTGATACGACCTCTTTGTGGTGACAGGTCGATGGGCTTCCAAAAAGAAAGCTCCAGTGCCAGCATTTCTCCAGGCCGTTGCATCGGCAGAGATGCAATTTACTTTGGCTGAGTCCGCCCGCGGAGGTCATACTATAACTTTGTCAACAAGGGGCCCCTCTCCTCAGGATGTCACTGTACGGGATGAGATCTTTTCCCGGCCTGTCTACCACCTTGTAGATGAGTCCTCTAACGGAGAGGAGTCGATGTCGAGAAAGAGAAGGAGGATGGAGCTCGGGAGGGCCTTCGTCACCGGCGTTGAAAAGAAAAAATTTGTTGCTTCGAGAGTGGCGTCCTCGCCTATGCTAGACGTAAGGGCCGTTTTTAAGGTGGATGTCATTACGGCGGGGAGGTCCCCTAGGGCCGAGTGGATATGCCAAGGCGGGGAACCTGCACGGGCTACTAAAGGTGGCGCGTCGTCGGCGGTTGGAGGGGATGGGGCGGTGCTCACAGAGGACGATGGTTCAGGCTAGGACATCGATCCCGAAGAGGTGCAGGCCTTTTTGGAGAGAAATACCCGCGTGGAGTGAGGACAGAGGGTCCTAACCAACACGTAATCATTCCCCTGGGTTACGATCTTTTGGTGAACACTGAGCAGGCAGTGTCGTCCTTCGTCCCCTTGTGTGCCACTTCTGAGAACGCGTCGCTTCAGGCGATGAGTGATGCAGAGCTATCGCGGAGTATTTCTGACATGGCTTTGATAGTATGTGTTTCCTGTTAGGATTTGTTTTGCATGCGTACCCTGCTTATGCTGGCTTTCTTTCCTCTACATGTCAGGCTCTAATTATGGAGATCGAGCGCGACCGGAGGACGACCGTTTTTAAGAAGGTGGCCTCCAAGTATAAAGAGTATTGCACCAAGCACCGTGCGTTGGCCGATGTCTTTACTTAAGATAGCGATTTTCAGCTATTTCACGACGGGCTTAAACAGAGTTGGCGCAAAAAGTCGAAGAGCTGAACTGCTAAAGGAGCGGGATGATGCGCTGATGAAGGCCATAGGTCGATGTTGTAAACTTGAGGTGGCTCTTTAGTCCAAGGATGATGAGCTCGAGGTGATCAAGGGGGTGATGGCCGAGAACGCCGATTTTCAGGCACGGGTGACCTCTTTAACTGCTGAGCTTGGGCGAAGAGAAGCAGAGGTTGTTGATCTTAGGGGTGAGTTTAGCGTTAAAGTCGATGAATTGGCTCGTTCCAAAAATGGAAGGGTGCCTTCCATATCTGAAGCAGCAGCCCTGGATGATACTCTTCGCGTTTGTAAGTATGAGCGGAAAAATAAGGTAGAGACGTCGGCGCTCAAGGTAGCGAGGTTAGAAGAGCGGATTCAAGATCTGGAGGCGGATTTGTCCGGATTGAATGAAGGTTGTTGCTTTGAAGGCAGAGGAAGTGCAACGGCAGTCGTAGCCATCCACGTCTCATACTTCTATTGATCCCATCGAGCCATGGGAGTTGTATGAGATGTGGGTTTATGCCGAGGCTCAGCTTGATGTGTACAAGTCCCTGAAGGCCAACAGGAAGGTTTCCGAGGCAGAACTCTAGGGTGTTCGTGTTAAAGCACGTGCAACCCGTGAAACCTGTGGTTATGATTTCGATACGCCTGGCGAGGACGATGTCGATGATGATGCGGATAGGCTCGCCTCCGATTCTTGGTATAACGAGGAGTATGCCACGGGGGACGACGCGGCGTAGGGCCGTTGTATTTATTTTGTGTTGCCTTGCTATTTTTGTGAGGGCGTCTTCGAGCCCTTTTTAATTAGTTTTGTAATATAGCAGTTGTAATGGAATGATTAACTTTTTGCTGTGTATCTCCgaattgttatttttgttttgctGTGAGGGGGTCCCTTGCTTTTCAGCCGCTTGTGTGTAATGTTTTGGCGTAGTCGATCGTAGATCTTAGTAACTCAACCAGGGTCGAgtgtaaagtaattcgagcgaggttgagtGTAAAGtgattcaagcgaggtcgaatgttaagtgATTCGAGCGAGGCCGAATGTAAAGTGATTCGAGGGAGGTCGAATGTTAactgattcgagcgaggtcgaatgttaagtaATTCGAGTGAGGTCTAATATtaagtgattcgagcgaggttgaatgttaAGTAAT
Coding sequences within:
- the LOC104228155 gene encoding F-box/LRR-repeat protein 25-like, which codes for MEEWCTTPPRKAKCRKLLEIILQKQFMERIEYQSYRCISFITSYATLAAQTSVFSKRWYYCWISRPHLEFNQLPDNIHMTLEKFVTLVDESLRFHVEKKLRLEEFIVTYHDPKLASNTDRWIDLVVKHNVKVLEIHVSGSESPYYSLPDVIYAGKELTKLGLSKCKFEFDIGTTNIRFCCLKDLLLHDVHISDGQLQRVIDRCPFIRNLTILACDGTRKLHVFGLIHLEILAVASCKLESVIVEAPNLRDYGYAGVRSIFFFLAKLKFWMLTILYKYSHSPVQASQTNNFMTYFLSSQIFQNCV